One window of Medicago truncatula cultivar Jemalong A17 chromosome 2, MtrunA17r5.0-ANR, whole genome shotgun sequence genomic DNA carries:
- the LOC11417738 gene encoding flavonol 3-O-glucosyltransferase UGT89B1 encodes MTFQPDKNNPHPHTLVIPFPAQGHMIPLLDLTHKLASTITNLTITILTTPKNQSLLTPLLNSHPSTIHPLILPFPSHPSIPHGIENAKDLPNSFDTFILAVSKLHDPLLNWFHSHHSPPQYIISDMFCGWTQHLASQLNIRRLVFSPSGAFAFSTMCFNWKHLPSRVNPNDENEVVLYHNIPNSPKYPWWQVSPIFRSYIPGDTDSEKLKDLFLCNSQSYGIIVNTFAEFEKPYLDYLKTELGHDRVWAVGPLLPVDESSTMALQRGGSSSVSVNDVVSWLDQREDKKLVYVCFGSQTILNKDQTVAIASGLLKSGVHFIWSIKETKNENEGLDFEDAFLGRGLVIRGWAPQVMILRHRAVGAFLTHCGWNSVLESVVAGVPLIAWPMTADQFVDATLLVDELKVGKKVCEGGNSVPDSDELGRVLAEAIGGSGEEISRSLKLKQAAFDAVREGGSSDKDLQCLMEQLVL; translated from the coding sequence ATGACGTTTCAACCTGACAAAAACAACCCCCATCCACATACACTGGTGATCCCATTCCCAGCTCAAGGCCACATGATACCCCTCCTCGACCTTACCCACAAACTGGCATCCACCATCACCAACCTCACCATCACCATCCTCACAACCCCAAAAAACCAATCCCTCTTAACCCCTCTCCTCAACTCTCACCCTTCAACAATCCACCCTTTAATCCTCCCTTTCCCGTCTCACCCATCAATCCCTCACGGCATCGAAAACGCAAAAGACTTACCAAACTCCTTCGACACCTTCATCCTCGCTGTCTCGAAGCTTCATGACCCGCTTCTCAATTGGTTCCACTCTCATCATTCACCTCCTCAGTATATAATTTCTGATATGTTTTGTGGTTGGACACAACACCTAGCTTCTCAACTCAACATTCGTAGACTTGTTTTCTCTCCTTCTGGTGCTTTTGCTTTCTCCACCATGTGCTTCAACTGGAAGCATCTACCATCACGTGTAAACCCTAATGACGAAAACGAGGTTGTTTTGTATCATAACATTCCGAATTCTCCAAAATACCCTTGGTGGCAAGTTTCTCCTATATTTCGTAGCTATATTCCTGGTGACACTGATTCAGAGAAACTCAAAGATTTGTTTCTTTGTAATAGTCAAAGCTATGGAATCATTGTTAACACTTTTGCTGAATTTGAAAAACCTTATCTTGATTATCTGAAAACTGAACTGGGCCATGATCGTGTGTGGGCAGTAGGACCGTTACTCCCTGTGGACGAGTCTTCTACAATGGCTTTACAAAGAGGTGGGTCTAGCTCCGTATCAGTTAACGACGTCGTTTCATGGCTTGATCAAAGAGAAGATAAGAAATTGGTGTATGTGTGTTTTGGAAGCCAAACTATTCTCAACAAGGATCAAACGGTGGCTATTGCATCTGGGTTGTTAAAAAGTGGAGTCCATTTTATATGGtcaataaaagaaacaaaaaatgaaaatgaagggTTGGATTTTGAAGATGCTTTTCTTGGTAGAGGTCTTGTTATTAGAGGCTGGGCCCCACAAGTGATGATATTGAGACATAGAGCTGTTGGTGCATTTTTGACTCATTGTGGATGGAACTCAGTGTTGGAATCTGTGGTGGCTGGTGTGCCTTTGATTGCGTGGCCAATGACTGCAGATCAATTTGTGGATGCTACTTTGCTTGTGGATGAGTTGAAAGTTGGGAAGAAAGTGTGTGAGGGTGGAAATAGTGTTCCTGATTCAGATGAGTTGGGGAGAGTTTTGGCTGAGGCCATTGGTGGGAGTGGAGAGGAAATAAGTAGGTCTTTGAAACTGAAGCAAGCAGCGTTTGATGCTGTTAGAGAAGGTGGAAGTTCTGATAAGGATTTACAATGCTTGATGGAACAACTTGTATTGTAA
- the LOC11417737 gene encoding probable thylakoidal processing peptidase 2, chloroplastic produces MAIRATFSFSGYVAQTLVSSASVRVANPRGVHECCILSRFFGSNQKPDLDRSSCGIGENFRRPKMSTYSTLAGDLLTEGLIWMMKSSAVVPGSSTGMMGISPFKPSSIIPLLQVSKWLPCNESVINPTTCINPTTWEIAAFKPPESRLLNLNQKEKNISWISKYSKDAKAVFTAFTVSLLYKSSLAEPKSIPSSSMYPTLEVGDRVLTEKFSLFFRKPHVSDIVIFKPPQFLKEFGYSSSDVFIKRIVAKAGDVVQVKGGKLLVNGVAEQEEFVLEPLDYELAPMVVPAGHVFVMGDNRNQSFDSHNWGPLPIKNIVGRSMFRYWPPSKEDQTVMVHNTSPSTA; encoded by the coding sequence ATGGCTATCCGAGCCACCTTCTCCTTTTCCGGCTATGTCGCCCAAACCCTAGTTTCCTCGGCCAGCGTTCGAGTCGCAAATCCTCGCGGTGTCCATGAATGCTGTATCCTCTCTCGTTTCTTTGGATCCAACCAAAAACCCGATCTGGATCGTTCCAGCTGCGGTATAGGCGAGAATTTCAGGAGGCCAAAAATGTCGACCTATTCTACTCTCGCCGGAGACCTTCTCACTGAAGGTTTGATCTGGATGATGAAGTCGTCGGCTGTTGTTCCTGGGTCATCAACTGGTATGATGGGTATTTCACCATTCAAACCTTCTTCAATTATACCATTGTTACAGGTTTCAAAGTGGCTTCCTTGTAATGAGTCTGTTATTAACCCTACAACGTGTATTAACCCTACAACGTGGGAAATTGCTGCTTTTAAACCACCGGAATCTCgtttgttgaatttgaatcaGAAGGAGAAAAATATTAGTTGGATTTCCAAATATTCAAAAGATGCTAAAGCTGTATTCACTGCTTTCACTGTTAGTTTACTTTATAAATCGTCTTTGGCTGAACCTAAATCTATTCCATCTTCTTCTATGTATCCAACTCTTGAAGTTGGTGACCGTGTTTTAACAGAAAAGTTTTCTTTATTCTTTAGAAAGCCTCATGTTTCTGATATTGTTATTTTCAAACCTCCGcaatttttgaaggaatttggTTATAGTTCATCTgatgtttttataaaaaggatTGTGGCTAAGGCTGGTGATGTTGTCCAAGTTAAGGGTGGAAAACTACTAGTGAATGGTGTTGCTGAACAAGAGGAATTTGTTTTAGAGCCTCTTGATTACGAGTTGGCTCCAATGGTTGTTCCAGCAGGACATGTGTTTGTAATGGGAGACAATCGTAACCAGAGTTTTGATTCTCATAACTGGGGTCCACTCCCGATCAAGAACATTGTTGGTAGATCGATGTTTCGCTACTGGCCTCCATCCAAAGAAGATCAAACTGTCATGGTTCATAACACCTCACCTTCCACGGCATAG